Proteins encoded within one genomic window of Streptomyces taklimakanensis:
- the pelF gene encoding GT4 family glycosyltransferase PelF, with protein sequence MYGPSAEPSPGTPSVTLLTEGTYPHGHGGVSVWCDQMVRGMPDVDFRVVAVTATGREAPVWEVPAHVRAVHTVPMWGPPPSGRAPRGRTLRRFLTRLEGFLTALLDPGQEHLFTAGLHDLADHADRGELSPALRTEGAVRALVHLWNRPALPTAAARPTLHDALTAIDLLEHALRPLAAPPVVDGVTHAVSGGLATLPALVAHRRHGVPFLLTEHGVYLRERYLGSRADPHRWPVKALMLGFFRLLAREGYRCAALVTPGNRYNRRWEEHGGAPPERIRTVYNGVDPAAFPPAGPEPETPTLSWAGRIDPIKDLATLVRAFALVRKEVPEARLRIFGGTPRGAEGYRAEVAELAAELGVGDGVAFEGRVEDIRDAYAAGNVVMLSSVSEGFPFTLIEAMSCGRATVSTDVGGVREAVGECGLVVPPRDPEAMARAALRLLGDAGTRARMGEGARLRVIEQFTLRQTIGAFRDIYHELAAGRTGAGGRPDRAERTHPLVLARAAGGAG encoded by the coding sequence ATGTACGGACCGTCGGCCGAACCGAGCCCCGGCACGCCCTCGGTGACCCTGCTCACCGAGGGGACCTACCCCCACGGCCACGGCGGCGTCAGCGTCTGGTGCGACCAGATGGTGCGCGGCATGCCCGACGTGGACTTCCGCGTCGTCGCCGTCACCGCGACCGGACGAGAGGCTCCCGTCTGGGAGGTCCCCGCCCACGTGCGCGCCGTCCACACCGTGCCCATGTGGGGTCCGCCACCGTCCGGGAGGGCCCCGCGCGGCCGGACCCTGCGCCGCTTCCTCACCCGTCTGGAGGGGTTCCTGACCGCCCTCCTCGACCCGGGGCAGGAGCACCTCTTCACCGCCGGCCTCCACGACCTGGCCGACCACGCGGACCGGGGCGAGCTCTCGCCGGCCCTGCGCACCGAGGGCGCCGTCCGCGCCCTCGTCCACCTGTGGAACCGACCCGCCCTGCCCACCGCCGCCGCCCGGCCCACCCTCCACGACGCGCTGACCGCCATCGACCTGCTGGAACACGCCCTGCGTCCGCTGGCCGCGCCACCGGTCGTCGACGGGGTCACCCACGCGGTCAGCGGAGGACTGGCCACCTTGCCGGCGCTGGTCGCCCACCGCCGCCACGGCGTCCCGTTCCTGCTCACCGAGCACGGCGTCTACCTGCGCGAGCGCTACTTGGGCAGCCGGGCCGACCCCCACCGGTGGCCGGTCAAGGCGCTGATGCTGGGCTTCTTCCGGCTGTTGGCGCGGGAGGGCTACCGGTGCGCCGCGCTGGTCACTCCCGGCAACCGCTACAACCGCCGCTGGGAGGAGCACGGCGGCGCCCCGCCCGAGCGAATACGCACCGTCTACAACGGCGTCGACCCCGCCGCGTTCCCGCCCGCCGGGCCCGAACCGGAGACGCCGACGCTCAGTTGGGCCGGACGCATCGACCCGATCAAGGACCTGGCGACCCTCGTCCGCGCCTTCGCGCTGGTGCGGAAGGAGGTGCCCGAGGCCCGGCTGCGGATCTTCGGAGGCACTCCGCGCGGCGCGGAGGGCTACCGCGCGGAGGTGGCGGAACTCGCCGCCGAACTGGGCGTCGGCGACGGCGTCGCCTTCGAGGGACGCGTGGAGGACATCCGGGACGCCTACGCCGCCGGGAACGTGGTGATGCTCTCCAGCGTCAGCGAGGGCTTCCCCTTCACCCTGATCGAGGCCATGTCCTGTGGACGCGCCACCGTCTCCACGGACGTGGGCGGTGTGCGCGAGGCGGTGGGGGAGTGCGGGCTCGTGGTGCCGCCCCGCGACCCGGAGGCCATGGCACGGGCGGCGCTGCGGCTCCTGGGCGACGCGGGGACGCGAGCCCGGATGGGGGAGGGCGCCCGACTACGGGTGATCGAACAGTTCACGCTCCGACAGACCATCGGGGCCTTCCGCGACATATACCACGAACTCGCCGCCGGGCGGACCGGAGCCGGGGGACGGCCCGACCGGGCGGAGCGGACCCACCCCCTCGTTCTGGCCCGGGCCGCGGGAGGTGCCGGATGA
- a CDS encoding XRE family transcriptional regulator, which yields MRSDAGGPAAPGERLDRLFDEVRPYGPTGRRYTNEEVASAVRRANPGVRVSGAYLSALRKGTKRHPSTELLTALARFFAVPASSFLDGGRATEATRAAEAELARVAENTGVRDLALRALELSPEALAATVEIVEHVLELDRRHRTDEGERSP from the coding sequence GTGAGGTCCGACGCGGGAGGTCCGGCGGCGCCCGGTGAGCGGCTCGACCGGCTCTTCGACGAGGTGCGCCCGTACGGCCCGACGGGGCGCCGGTACACCAACGAGGAAGTGGCCTCGGCCGTCCGGAGGGCGAATCCCGGCGTACGCGTGAGCGGCGCCTACCTCTCGGCCCTGCGCAAGGGCACCAAGCGCCACCCGTCCACCGAGCTGCTGACCGCCCTGGCCCGCTTCTTCGCCGTCCCCGCCTCCTCCTTCCTGGACGGGGGTCGCGCCACGGAGGCCACCCGCGCCGCGGAGGCCGAACTGGCCCGCGTGGCCGAGAACACGGGCGTCCGCGACCTGGCGCTGCGCGCCCTGGAACTCTCCCCGGAAGCCCTGGCCGCGACCGTGGAGATCGTCGAACACGTCCTGGAGCTGGACCGCCGGCACCGCACCGACGAGGGGGAACGGTCACCGTGA